In Planktothrix tepida PCC 9214, a single genomic region encodes these proteins:
- a CDS encoding calcium-binding protein, with the protein GDDTFSQHYYVLNSNGGMVFPLEVPQKLSISEQPIKANATNQEIFEHFNRESFEVSVPEKIGGAILTGNNRTLQNLQTDLQETLGTESSELNQLAQQILTRFDANTQWDFSMFAPFSQLPGDLPSSQPILIQANVALSQQTGVGNQQISLIDSTDLPNSIIQLQNINVALLRGQMQLLGDAGKNIVVGDKLGQTIALGQGDDEAHGGAAGDLLYGGKDNDLLFGNQDNDNLFGDLGDDSLYGGQGDDFLEGGEGDDHLFGDLGNDILIGGKGRDRFYIAGNTGVDIINDFTLGEDQIQLTGGLSLEALQITTVNGNTIIKLANTGEELVKLLGFDSTLINSSEFIA; encoded by the coding sequence AGGAGACGATACATTTTCTCAGCATTATTATGTATTGAATTCCAATGGGGGTATGGTATTCCCTCTGGAAGTTCCCCAGAAATTGAGTATTTCTGAACAACCGATTAAGGCCAACGCGACGAATCAAGAAATCTTTGAACATTTCAATCGAGAAAGCTTTGAAGTTTCTGTCCCTGAAAAGATTGGCGGTGCAATTTTGACAGGAAATAATCGCACCTTGCAAAATTTACAAACAGATCTTCAAGAAACGCTAGGAACTGAATCTTCTGAACTCAATCAATTGGCTCAACAAATTTTAACTCGGTTTGATGCCAATACCCAATGGGATTTCTCTATGTTTGCTCCTTTCTCCCAATTGCCAGGAGATTTACCGAGTAGTCAGCCCATTCTGATACAAGCCAATGTAGCTTTATCACAACAAACAGGAGTCGGAAATCAACAAATTAGCTTGATTGATAGTACGGATTTGCCTAATTCTATTATTCAACTCCAAAATATTAATGTTGCTTTATTAAGGGGGCAAATGCAACTCTTGGGCGATGCCGGAAAAAATATTGTTGTTGGAGATAAACTAGGCCAAACCATTGCATTAGGTCAAGGAGATGATGAAGCACATGGCGGCGCTGCTGGAGATCTTCTCTATGGTGGAAAAGATAATGATTTGCTATTTGGAAATCAAGACAATGATAACTTGTTTGGAGATTTAGGAGATGACAGCCTTTATGGTGGACAAGGAGATGATTTCTTAGAGGGAGGAGAAGGGGATGATCACCTATTTGGAGATTTAGGAAATGATATTTTAATCGGAGGTAAAGGACGCGATCGCTTTTATATTGCAGGGAATACAGGAGTAGATATCATTAATGATTTTACTCTAGGCGAAGATCAAATTCAGTTAACAGGCGGATTAAGTCTTGAAGCGTTGCAAATCACAACCGTTAATGGTAATACAATCATTAAACTTGCCAATACGGGAGAGGAACTTGTTAAACTGTTGGGTTTTGATAGTACCTTAATTAATTCCTCAGAATTTATCGCTTGA